One part of the Tachyglossus aculeatus isolate mTacAcu1 chromosome 26, mTacAcu1.pri, whole genome shotgun sequence genome encodes these proteins:
- the DHX34 gene encoding probable ATP-dependent RNA helicase DHX34 isoform X2 → MSESGSRDRGRESCDRGRESRDRGRESRDRGRESRDRSRESRGYRPQPDADSWDWDCLDTRRRLEEVFFREQDSVRAGSEDCRQFWAFFERLQRFRAQRRERTDEEEGEGEQPAPGQPDARHPALADLPRTYDPRYRINMALLSGGEVEGRGDRRAATAGVPRERLAEFRLAVLQYLDFTQKQSLAKLAKLQRERAALPIARLAPRLLSVLRENQVVVVAGDTGCGKSTQVPQYLLAAGFSHVACTQPRRIACISLAKRVAFESLNQYGSQVGYQIRFESTRSAATKVVFLTEGLLLRQIQRQPTLPQYQVLIVDEAHERHLHSDFLLGVLRQLLPTRTDLKVVLMSATINIALFSAYFGQAPVVQVPGRLFPISVIYQPVPQEETSARSDKLDPRPYLRVLQAIDHRYPADERGDLLVFLSGMAEISAVQEAAQTYATHTQRWIVLPLHSTLSVADQDKVFDVAPPGVRKCILSTNIAETSVTIDGVRFVLDSGKVKEMSFDPKAKLQRLQEFWISRASAEQRKGRAGRTGPGVCYRLYAESDYDAFAPYPVPEIQRVALDALVLQMKSMGLGDPRTFPFIEPPPLSSLETAVLYLRDQGALDAAEDLTPIGNLLAQLPVDVVIGKMLILGSLFQLVEPVLTVAAALSVQSPFLRSGLSNPDCGTARKPLESSHGDPFTLLNAFNAWVQVKSERGSGSGSRKWCRRRGLEEQRLYEMANLRRQFKELLWDHGLLADSRPTPADSFSRQRQHRERQELRRLKRRHEEGEGRRRRVLPLPGQEEGSSSGDDAAEGDAREGGAVDIQDVKFKLRHSMDELQAAASAGRDLSRDELALLKLVLARGLYPQLAATDQFNSCRKDSDQIFHTKTKQGTVLHPTCVFASNPEVLQVSGRDTDDRKSGDRSDGKSSQHQLLAFVSLLETTKPYLVNCVRVPALQALLLFSRCLDTNGDCSRIVADSWLELGLDGSEGGLQLLSVAVQLRSRWEQLLQQQLARGKREPRDQEASPRAERQEVAALTQELLRFGKTKVPYRLRRLTGLEVQNLYVGPQTVTAAPQLSGLFGAAALQPHETKGGFAINDYLTYNCLASDTDLYSECLRTFWTCPHCGLYMPFTPMERLCHENACRPPEDTPPDTGAPQESTGKATALQRPYRCEICRQDLLLTPTDILRHRKMHQ, encoded by the exons ATGTCAGAGTCAGGGAGCCGGGATCGCGGTAGGGAGAGCTGTGATCGCGGCCGGGAGAGCCGGGATCGTGGCCGGGAGAGCCGGGATCGTGGCCGGGAGAGCAGGGATCGCAGCCGGGAGAGCAGGGGCTACAGGCCCCAGCCCGATGCGGACTCCTGGGACTGGGACTGCCTGGATACGCGGAGGAGGCTGGAAGAAGTATTCTTCCGGGAGCAGGACTCCGTGCGCGCGGGCTCCGAGGACTGCCGGCAGTTCTGGGCCTTCTTTGAGCGGCTGCAGCGGTTCCGGGCCCAGAGGCGAGAGAggactgatgaggaggagggagaaggggagcagcCCGCCCCGGGCCAACCCGACGCCCGCCACCCCGCCCTGGCCGACCTGCCCCGGACGTACGACCCGCGCTACCGCATCAACATGGCCCTCCTCAGCGGTGGCGAAGTGGAGGGCCGGGGTGACCGGAGGGCGGCGACCGCAGGCGTCCCCCGCGAGAGGCTGGCCGAGTTCCGCCTGGCCGTGCTGCAGTATCTGGACTTTACGCAGAAGCAGAGCCTGGCCAAGCTGGCCAAACTGCAGAGGGAGCGGGCAGCCCTGCCCATCGCCCGCCTGGCCCCACGGCTCCTCAGCGTGCTGAGGGAGAaccaggtggtggtggtggccggGGACACGGGCTGCGGCAAGTCCACCCAGGTGCCCCAGTACCTCCTGGCTGCCGGCTTCAGCCACGTGGCCTGCACCCAGCCCCGGCGCATTGCCTGCATCTCACTGGCCAAGCGCGTGGCCTTTGAAAGCCTCAACCAGTACGGCTCGCAA GTGGGCTACCAGATCCGCTTCGAGAGCACTCGCTCGGCGGCCACCAAGGTGGTGTTCCTGACGGAGGGGCTGCTGCTGCGGCAGATCCAACGCCAGCCCACGCTGCCCCAGTACCAGGTGCTGATAGTGGATGAGGCCCACGAGCGTCACCTGCACAGCGACTTCCTCCTGGGCGTCCTGCGCCAGCTGCTGCCCACCCGGACCGACCTCAAAGTGGTGCTCATGTCGGCTACCATCAACATCGCCCTCTTTTCCGCCTACTTCGGCCAGGCGCCCGTGGTGCAGGTGCCCGGGCGGCTGTTTCCCATCTCG GTCATCTACCAGCCGGTGCCCCAGGAGGAGACGTCGGCCCGGTCAGACAAGCTGGACCCCCGGCCCTACCTGCGCGTGCTGCAGGCCATCGACCACCGGTACCCGGCCGACGAGCGAGGCGACCTGCTTGTGTTCCTGAGCGGGATGGCCGAGATCAGCGCCGTTCAGGAGGCCGCCCAGACCTACGCCACCCACACCCAGCGCTGGATCGTGCTGCCGCTCCACAGCACCCTCTCTGTCGCCGACCAGGACAAG GTTTTTGACGTGGCTCCTCCCGGGGTCCGGAAATGCATCCTCTCCACTAATATCGCCGAGACCTCAGTCACCATCGATGGGGTCCGCTTCGTACTGGACTCAG GCAAGGTGAAGGAGATGAGCTTCGACCCCAAGGCGAAGCTGCAGCGACTGCAGGAGTTCTGGATCAGCCGGGCCAGCGCGGAGCAGCGTAAGGGCCGGGCGGGGCGCACGGGGCCCGGGGTCTGCTACCGCCTCTACGCCGAATCAGACTACGATGCCTTCGCCCCCTACCCCGTGCCAGAGATCCAGCGGGTGGCCCTGGACGCCCTGGTGCTGCAG atgaagagcatggggctgggggatcCCCGCACTTTCCCCTTCATCGAGCCACCGCCCTTGTCCAGCCTGGAGACGGCCGTGCTTTACCTCCGGGACCAGGGAGCGCTGGATGCCGCAGAAGACCTGACGCCCATCGGAAACCTGCTGGCCCAGCTGCCGGTGGATGTGGTGATCG GAAAGATGCTGATCCTGGGCTCCCTGTTCCAGCTGGTGGAGCCGGTGCTCACCGTGGCGGCTGCGCTGAGCGTCCAGTCCCCGTTCCTTCGCAGCGGCCTCTCCAACCCGGACTGCGGAACTGCCCGCAAACCCCTGGAGAGCAGCCATGGTGACCCCTTCACCCTCCTCAACGCCTTCAACGCCTGGGTGCAG GTGAAGTCCGAGcggggctccggctccggctccaggAAGTGGTGCCGCCGCCGCGGCCTCGAGGAGCAACGGCTCTACGAGATGGCCAACCTGAGGCGCCAGTTCAAG GAGCTGCTGTGGGACCACGGGCTGCTGGCGGACTCGCGCCCCACCCCGGCAGACAGCTTCAGTCGGCAGCGCCAGCACCGAGAGCGCCAGGAGCTGCGGCGGCTGAAGCGGCGGCACGAAGAGGGCGAGGGGCGCCGGCGCAGGGTGCTGCCActcccaggccaggaggagggctCCTCCTCAGGCGATGACGCCGCTGAGGGCGACGCCCGGGAAGGCGGCGCCGTGGACATCCAG gaCGTCAAATTCAAGCTGCGCCACAGCATGGACGAGCTGCAGGCAGCCGCCAGCGCCGGCCGCGATCTGTCCCGGGACGAGCTGGCCCTGCTGAAGCTGGTGCTGGCCAGGGGCCTCTATCCCCAGCTGGCCGCCACAGACCAGTTCAACAGCTGCCGCAAGGACTCCGACCAG ATCTTCCACACCAAAACCAAGCAGGGGACCGTCCTCCACCCTACCTGTGTCTTTGCTAGCAATCCAGAGGTGCTACAGGTGAGCGGAAGAGACACTGATGACCGAAAGAGTGGAG ACCGGAGCGATGGGAAGAGCAGCCAGCACCAGCTCCTGGCCTTCGTCTCGCTGCTGGAAACCACCAAACCATACCTGGTCAACTGTGTCCGTGTGCCGGCCCTGCAG GCTCTGCTGCTCTTCAGCCGCTGCCTGGACACGAATGGGGACTGCTCGCGCATCGTGGCGGACAGCTGGCTGGAGCTGGGCCTGGACGGGAGCGAGGGTGGTCTCCAGCTCCTCTCCGTGGCGGTACAGCTCCGCTCCCGCTGGGAACAGCTCCTGCAGCAGCAGCTGGCCCGGGGCAAGCGGGAGCCAAGGGACCAGGAGGCCTCTCCACGGGCGGAGCGGCAGGAGGTGGCTGCCCTGACCCAGGAGCTGCTGCGCTTTGGGAAAACCAAG GTGCCCTACCGCCTCCGCCGCCTCACCGGGCTGGAGGTGCAGAACCTGTACGTGGGGCCCCAGACCGTCACCGCCGCACCCCAACTGTCGGGCTTGTTCGGGGCCGCCGCCCTGCAGCCCCACGAGACCAAGGGTGGCTTTGCCATCAACGACTACCTCACCTACAACTGCCTCGCG AGCGACACGGACCTGTACAGTGAGTGCCTACGCACTTTCTGGACTTGCCCACACTGCGGCCTGTACATGCCCTTCACCCCCATGGAGCGGCTGTGCCACGAGAATGCCTGCCGGCCACCCGAGGACACCCCGCCTGACACGG GGGCCCCGCAAGAGTCCACTGGCAAGGCCACCGCCCTGCAGAGACCGTACCGCTGCGAGATCTGCCGGCAAGACCTCTTGCTCACCCCCACGGACATCCTCCGACACCGCAAGATGCACCA atga
- the DHX34 gene encoding probable ATP-dependent RNA helicase DHX34 isoform X1 yields the protein MSESGSRDRGRESCDRGRESRDRGRESRDRGRESRDRSRESRGYRPQPDADSWDWDCLDTRRRLEEVFFREQDSVRAGSEDCRQFWAFFERLQRFRAQRRERTDEEEGEGEQPAPGQPDARHPALADLPRTYDPRYRINMALLSGGEVEGRGDRRAATAGVPRERLAEFRLAVLQYLDFTQKQSLAKLAKLQRERAALPIARLAPRLLSVLRENQVVVVAGDTGCGKSTQVPQYLLAAGFSHVACTQPRRIACISLAKRVAFESLNQYGSQVGYQIRFESTRSAATKVVFLTEGLLLRQIQRQPTLPQYQVLIVDEAHERHLHSDFLLGVLRQLLPTRTDLKVVLMSATINIALFSAYFGQAPVVQVPGRLFPISVIYQPVPQEETSARSDKLDPRPYLRVLQAIDHRYPADERGDLLVFLSGMAEISAVQEAAQTYATHTQRWIVLPLHSTLSVADQDKVFDVAPPGVRKCILSTNIAETSVTIDGVRFVLDSGKVKEMSFDPKAKLQRLQEFWISRASAEQRKGRAGRTGPGVCYRLYAESDYDAFAPYPVPEIQRVALDALVLQMKSMGLGDPRTFPFIEPPPLSSLETAVLYLRDQGALDAAEDLTPIGNLLAQLPVDVVIGKMLILGSLFQLVEPVLTVAAALSVQSPFLRSGLSNPDCGTARKPLESSHGDPFTLLNAFNAWVQVKSERGSGSGSRKWCRRRGLEEQRLYEMANLRRQFKELLWDHGLLADSRPTPADSFSRQRQHRERQELRRLKRRHEEGEGRRRRVLPLPGQEEGSSSGDDAAEGDAREGGAVDIQDVKFKLRHSMDELQAAASAGRDLSRDELALLKLVLARGLYPQLAATDQFNSCRKDSDQIFHTKTKQGTVLHPTCVFASNPEVLQVSGRDTDDRKSGDRSDGKSSQHQLLAFVSLLETTKPYLVNCVRVPALQALLLFSRCLDTNGDCSRIVADSWLELGLDGSEGGLQLLSVAVQLRSRWEQLLQQQLARGKREPRDQEASPRAERQEVAALTQELLRFGKTKVPYRLRRLTGLEVQNLYVGPQTVTAAPQLSGLFGAAALQPHETKGGFAINDYLTYNCLASDTDLYSECLRTFWTCPHCGLYMPFTPMERLCHENACRPPEDTPPDTGAPQESTGKATALQRPYRCEICRQDLLLTPTDILRHRKMHQ from the exons ATGTCAGAGTCAGGGAGCCGGGATCGCGGTAGGGAGAGCTGTGATCGCGGCCGGGAGAGCCGGGATCGTGGCCGGGAGAGCCGGGATCGTGGCCGGGAGAGCAGGGATCGCAGCCGGGAGAGCAGGGGCTACAGGCCCCAGCCCGATGCGGACTCCTGGGACTGGGACTGCCTGGATACGCGGAGGAGGCTGGAAGAAGTATTCTTCCGGGAGCAGGACTCCGTGCGCGCGGGCTCCGAGGACTGCCGGCAGTTCTGGGCCTTCTTTGAGCGGCTGCAGCGGTTCCGGGCCCAGAGGCGAGAGAggactgatgaggaggagggagaaggggagcagcCCGCCCCGGGCCAACCCGACGCCCGCCACCCCGCCCTGGCCGACCTGCCCCGGACGTACGACCCGCGCTACCGCATCAACATGGCCCTCCTCAGCGGTGGCGAAGTGGAGGGCCGGGGTGACCGGAGGGCGGCGACCGCAGGCGTCCCCCGCGAGAGGCTGGCCGAGTTCCGCCTGGCCGTGCTGCAGTATCTGGACTTTACGCAGAAGCAGAGCCTGGCCAAGCTGGCCAAACTGCAGAGGGAGCGGGCAGCCCTGCCCATCGCCCGCCTGGCCCCACGGCTCCTCAGCGTGCTGAGGGAGAaccaggtggtggtggtggccggGGACACGGGCTGCGGCAAGTCCACCCAGGTGCCCCAGTACCTCCTGGCTGCCGGCTTCAGCCACGTGGCCTGCACCCAGCCCCGGCGCATTGCCTGCATCTCACTGGCCAAGCGCGTGGCCTTTGAAAGCCTCAACCAGTACGGCTCGCAA GTGGGCTACCAGATCCGCTTCGAGAGCACTCGCTCGGCGGCCACCAAGGTGGTGTTCCTGACGGAGGGGCTGCTGCTGCGGCAGATCCAACGCCAGCCCACGCTGCCCCAGTACCAGGTGCTGATAGTGGATGAGGCCCACGAGCGTCACCTGCACAGCGACTTCCTCCTGGGCGTCCTGCGCCAGCTGCTGCCCACCCGGACCGACCTCAAAGTGGTGCTCATGTCGGCTACCATCAACATCGCCCTCTTTTCCGCCTACTTCGGCCAGGCGCCCGTGGTGCAGGTGCCCGGGCGGCTGTTTCCCATCTCG GTCATCTACCAGCCGGTGCCCCAGGAGGAGACGTCGGCCCGGTCAGACAAGCTGGACCCCCGGCCCTACCTGCGCGTGCTGCAGGCCATCGACCACCGGTACCCGGCCGACGAGCGAGGCGACCTGCTTGTGTTCCTGAGCGGGATGGCCGAGATCAGCGCCGTTCAGGAGGCCGCCCAGACCTACGCCACCCACACCCAGCGCTGGATCGTGCTGCCGCTCCACAGCACCCTCTCTGTCGCCGACCAGGACAAG GTTTTTGACGTGGCTCCTCCCGGGGTCCGGAAATGCATCCTCTCCACTAATATCGCCGAGACCTCAGTCACCATCGATGGGGTCCGCTTCGTACTGGACTCAG GCAAGGTGAAGGAGATGAGCTTCGACCCCAAGGCGAAGCTGCAGCGACTGCAGGAGTTCTGGATCAGCCGGGCCAGCGCGGAGCAGCGTAAGGGCCGGGCGGGGCGCACGGGGCCCGGGGTCTGCTACCGCCTCTACGCCGAATCAGACTACGATGCCTTCGCCCCCTACCCCGTGCCAGAGATCCAGCGGGTGGCCCTGGACGCCCTGGTGCTGCAG atgaagagcatggggctgggggatcCCCGCACTTTCCCCTTCATCGAGCCACCGCCCTTGTCCAGCCTGGAGACGGCCGTGCTTTACCTCCGGGACCAGGGAGCGCTGGATGCCGCAGAAGACCTGACGCCCATCGGAAACCTGCTGGCCCAGCTGCCGGTGGATGTGGTGATCG GAAAGATGCTGATCCTGGGCTCCCTGTTCCAGCTGGTGGAGCCGGTGCTCACCGTGGCGGCTGCGCTGAGCGTCCAGTCCCCGTTCCTTCGCAGCGGCCTCTCCAACCCGGACTGCGGAACTGCCCGCAAACCCCTGGAGAGCAGCCATGGTGACCCCTTCACCCTCCTCAACGCCTTCAACGCCTGGGTGCAG GTGAAGTCCGAGcggggctccggctccggctccaggAAGTGGTGCCGCCGCCGCGGCCTCGAGGAGCAACGGCTCTACGAGATGGCCAACCTGAGGCGCCAGTTCAAG GAGCTGCTGTGGGACCACGGGCTGCTGGCGGACTCGCGCCCCACCCCGGCAGACAGCTTCAGTCGGCAGCGCCAGCACCGAGAGCGCCAGGAGCTGCGGCGGCTGAAGCGGCGGCACGAAGAGGGCGAGGGGCGCCGGCGCAGGGTGCTGCCActcccaggccaggaggagggctCCTCCTCAGGCGATGACGCCGCTGAGGGCGACGCCCGGGAAGGCGGCGCCGTGGACATCCAG gaCGTCAAATTCAAGCTGCGCCACAGCATGGACGAGCTGCAGGCAGCCGCCAGCGCCGGCCGCGATCTGTCCCGGGACGAGCTGGCCCTGCTGAAGCTGGTGCTGGCCAGGGGCCTCTATCCCCAGCTGGCCGCCACAGACCAGTTCAACAGCTGCCGCAAGGACTCCGACCAG ATCTTCCACACCAAAACCAAGCAGGGGACCGTCCTCCACCCTACCTGTGTCTTTGCTAGCAATCCAGAGGTGCTACAGGTGAGCGGAAGAGACACTGATGACCGAAAGAGTGGAG ACCGGAGCGATGGGAAGAGCAGCCAGCACCAGCTCCTGGCCTTCGTCTCGCTGCTGGAAACCACCAAACCATACCTGGTCAACTGTGTCCGTGTGCCGGCCCTGCAG GCTCTGCTGCTCTTCAGCCGCTGCCTGGACACGAATGGGGACTGCTCGCGCATCGTGGCGGACAGCTGGCTGGAGCTGGGCCTGGACGGGAGCGAGGGTGGTCTCCAGCTCCTCTCCGTGGCGGTACAGCTCCGCTCCCGCTGGGAACAGCTCCTGCAGCAGCAGCTGGCCCGGGGCAAGCGGGAGCCAAGGGACCAGGAGGCCTCTCCACGGGCGGAGCGGCAGGAGGTGGCTGCCCTGACCCAGGAGCTGCTGCGCTTTGGGAAAACCAAG GTGCCCTACCGCCTCCGCCGCCTCACCGGGCTGGAGGTGCAGAACCTGTACGTGGGGCCCCAGACCGTCACCGCCGCACCCCAACTGTCGGGCTTGTTCGGGGCCGCCGCCCTGCAGCCCCACGAGACCAAGGGTGGCTTTGCCATCAACGACTACCTCACCTACAACTGCCTCGCG AGCGACACGGACCTGTACAGTGAGTGCCTACGCACTTTCTGGACTTGCCCACACTGCGGCCTGTACATGCCCTTCACCCCCATGGAGCGGCTGTGCCACGAGAATGCCTGCCGGCCACCCGAGGACACCCCGCCTGACACGG GGGCCCCGCAAGAGTCCACTGGCAAGGCCACCGCCCTGCAGAGACCGTACCGCTGCGAGATCTGCCGGCAAGACCTCTTGCTCACCCCCACGGACATCCTCCGACACCGCAAGATGCACCAGTGA